Proteins encoded by one window of Bos javanicus breed banteng chromosome 22, ARS-OSU_banteng_1.0, whole genome shotgun sequence:
- the OGG1 gene encoding N-glycosylase/DNA lyase isoform X2, producing MGHRTLASFPALWASIPCPRSELRLDLVLASGQSFRWREQSPAHWSGVLADQVWTLTQTEEHLYCTVYRGDKGGVGRPTLEELKAVQQYFQLDVSLAPLYHHWSSVDPHFQEVAQKFKGVRLLQLDPIECLFSFICSSNNNIARITGMVERLCQTFGPRLIQLDDVTYHGFPSLQALAGPEVEAQLRNLGLGYRARFVSASARAILEERGGLPWLQQLRKAPYEEAHKALCTLPGVGTKVADCICLMALDKPQAVPVDVHVWQIAQRDYSWHPTTSQAKGPSPQANKELGNFFRNLWGPYAGWAQAVLFSADLRQLQQAQEPPAKRRKRCTGPEG from the exons ATGGGGCATCGCACTCTAGCCTCCTTCCCGGCCCTATGGGCCTCCATCCCCTGTCCACGATCTGAACTGCGCCTGGACCTGGTTCTGGCTTCTGGACAGTCTTTCCG GTGGAGGGAGCAAAGCCCTGCGCACTGGAGTGGCGTGCTGGCCGACCAGGTATGGACCCTGACCCAGACTGAGGAGCATCTTTACTGCACTGTGTACCGAGGGGACAAGGGCGGGGTTGGCAGGCCCACACTGGAAGAGCTAAAGGCCGTGCAACAGTACTTCCAGCTGGATGTCAGCCTTGCTCCACTGTATCACCATTGGAGTTCCGTGGACCCCCACTTTCAAGAGGTGGCTCAGAAATTCAAGG GTGTGCGACTCCTGCAACTGGACCCCATCGAatgccttttctctttcatctgtTCCTCCAACAACAACATTGCGCGCATCACTGGCATGGTGGAACGGCTCTGCCAGACCTTTGGACCTCGGCTCATCCAGCTTGATGATGTCACCTACCATGGCTTCCCCAGCTTGCAGGCCCTGGCTG GGCCAGAGGTGGAAGCTCAGCTCAGGAATCTGGGCCTGGGGTACCGTGCCCGCTTTGTGAGTGCCAGTGCCCGAGCCATCCTAGAAGAACGGGGCGGACTTCCCTGGCTGCAGCAGCTGCGCAAGGCCCCCTATGAGGAGGCTCACAAGGCCCTCTGCACCCTGCCTGGAGTAGGCACCAAG GTGGCTGACTGCATCTGCCTGATGGCGCTAGACAAACCCCAGGCTGTGCCCGTGGACGTCCATGTGTGGCAGATTGCCCAACGTGACTACAGCTGGCACCCCACCACCAGCCAGGCCAAGGGCCCGAGCCCCCAGGCCAACAAGGAACTGG gtAACTTTTTCCGGAACCTGTGGGGACCTTATGCTGGCTGGGCCCAAGCA GTGCTGTTCAGTGCTGACTTGCGCCAACTCCAGCAAGCTCAGGAGCCACCAGCAAAGCGCAGAAAGAGGTGCACAGGGCCGGAAGGCTAG
- the OGG1 gene encoding N-glycosylase/DNA lyase isoform X1: protein MEMSVVSLLRGSMGHRTLASFPALWASIPCPRSELRLDLVLASGQSFRWREQSPAHWSGVLADQVWTLTQTEEHLYCTVYRGDKGGVGRPTLEELKAVQQYFQLDVSLAPLYHHWSSVDPHFQEVAQKFKGVRLLQLDPIECLFSFICSSNNNIARITGMVERLCQTFGPRLIQLDDVTYHGFPSLQALAGPEVEAQLRNLGLGYRARFVSASARAILEERGGLPWLQQLRKAPYEEAHKALCTLPGVGTKVADCICLMALDKPQAVPVDVHVWQIAQRDYSWHPTTSQAKGPSPQANKELGNFFRNLWGPYAGWAQAVLFSADLRQLQQAQEPPAKRRKRCTGPEG, encoded by the exons ATGGAAATGTCAGTGGTCTCCCTTCTTCGGGGTAGCATGGGGCATCGCACTCTAGCCTCCTTCCCGGCCCTATGGGCCTCCATCCCCTGTCCACGATCTGAACTGCGCCTGGACCTGGTTCTGGCTTCTGGACAGTCTTTCCG GTGGAGGGAGCAAAGCCCTGCGCACTGGAGTGGCGTGCTGGCCGACCAGGTATGGACCCTGACCCAGACTGAGGAGCATCTTTACTGCACTGTGTACCGAGGGGACAAGGGCGGGGTTGGCAGGCCCACACTGGAAGAGCTAAAGGCCGTGCAACAGTACTTCCAGCTGGATGTCAGCCTTGCTCCACTGTATCACCATTGGAGTTCCGTGGACCCCCACTTTCAAGAGGTGGCTCAGAAATTCAAGG GTGTGCGACTCCTGCAACTGGACCCCATCGAatgccttttctctttcatctgtTCCTCCAACAACAACATTGCGCGCATCACTGGCATGGTGGAACGGCTCTGCCAGACCTTTGGACCTCGGCTCATCCAGCTTGATGATGTCACCTACCATGGCTTCCCCAGCTTGCAGGCCCTGGCTG GGCCAGAGGTGGAAGCTCAGCTCAGGAATCTGGGCCTGGGGTACCGTGCCCGCTTTGTGAGTGCCAGTGCCCGAGCCATCCTAGAAGAACGGGGCGGACTTCCCTGGCTGCAGCAGCTGCGCAAGGCCCCCTATGAGGAGGCTCACAAGGCCCTCTGCACCCTGCCTGGAGTAGGCACCAAG GTGGCTGACTGCATCTGCCTGATGGCGCTAGACAAACCCCAGGCTGTGCCCGTGGACGTCCATGTGTGGCAGATTGCCCAACGTGACTACAGCTGGCACCCCACCACCAGCCAGGCCAAGGGCCCGAGCCCCCAGGCCAACAAGGAACTGG gtAACTTTTTCCGGAACCTGTGGGGACCTTATGCTGGCTGGGCCCAAGCA GTGCTGTTCAGTGCTGACTTGCGCCAACTCCAGCAAGCTCAGGAGCCACCAGCAAAGCGCAGAAAGAGGTGCACAGGGCCGGAAGGCTAG
- the OGG1 gene encoding N-glycosylase/DNA lyase isoform X4, whose translation MEMSVVSLLRGSMGHRTLASFPALWASIPCPRSELRLDLVLASGQSFRWREQSPAHWSGVLADQVWTLTQTEEHLYCTVYRGDKGGVGRPTLEELKAVQQYFQLDVSLAPLYHHWSSVDPHFQEVAQKFKGVRLLQLDPIECLFSFICSSNNNIARITGMVERLCQTFGPRLIQLDDVTYHGFPSLQALAGPEVEAQLRNLGLGYRARFVSASARAILEERGGLPWLQQLRKAPYEEAHKALCTLPGVGTKVADCICLMALDKPQAVPVDVHVWQIAQRDYSWHPTTSQAKGPSPQANKELGNFFRNLWGPYAGWAQACALSPLRLPPLLPQVLFSADLRQLQQAQEPPAKRRKRCTGPEG comes from the exons ATGGAAATGTCAGTGGTCTCCCTTCTTCGGGGTAGCATGGGGCATCGCACTCTAGCCTCCTTCCCGGCCCTATGGGCCTCCATCCCCTGTCCACGATCTGAACTGCGCCTGGACCTGGTTCTGGCTTCTGGACAGTCTTTCCG GTGGAGGGAGCAAAGCCCTGCGCACTGGAGTGGCGTGCTGGCCGACCAGGTATGGACCCTGACCCAGACTGAGGAGCATCTTTACTGCACTGTGTACCGAGGGGACAAGGGCGGGGTTGGCAGGCCCACACTGGAAGAGCTAAAGGCCGTGCAACAGTACTTCCAGCTGGATGTCAGCCTTGCTCCACTGTATCACCATTGGAGTTCCGTGGACCCCCACTTTCAAGAGGTGGCTCAGAAATTCAAGG GTGTGCGACTCCTGCAACTGGACCCCATCGAatgccttttctctttcatctgtTCCTCCAACAACAACATTGCGCGCATCACTGGCATGGTGGAACGGCTCTGCCAGACCTTTGGACCTCGGCTCATCCAGCTTGATGATGTCACCTACCATGGCTTCCCCAGCTTGCAGGCCCTGGCTG GGCCAGAGGTGGAAGCTCAGCTCAGGAATCTGGGCCTGGGGTACCGTGCCCGCTTTGTGAGTGCCAGTGCCCGAGCCATCCTAGAAGAACGGGGCGGACTTCCCTGGCTGCAGCAGCTGCGCAAGGCCCCCTATGAGGAGGCTCACAAGGCCCTCTGCACCCTGCCTGGAGTAGGCACCAAG GTGGCTGACTGCATCTGCCTGATGGCGCTAGACAAACCCCAGGCTGTGCCCGTGGACGTCCATGTGTGGCAGATTGCCCAACGTGACTACAGCTGGCACCCCACCACCAGCCAGGCCAAGGGCCCGAGCCCCCAGGCCAACAAGGAACTGG gtAACTTTTTCCGGAACCTGTGGGGACCTTATGCTGGCTGGGCCCAAGCA TGTGCCCTCTCCCCACTCAGACTCCCACCCCTCTTGCCCCAGGTGCTGTTCAGTGCTGACTTGCGCCAACTCCAGCAAGCTCAGGAGCCACCAGCAAAGCGCAGAAAGAGGTGCACAGGGCCGGAAGGCTAG
- the OGG1 gene encoding N-glycosylase/DNA lyase isoform X3 translates to MEMSVVSLLRGSMGHRTLASFPALWASIPCPRSELRLDLVLASGQSFRWREQSPAHWSGVLADQVWTLTQTEEHLYCTVYRGDKGGVGRPTLEELKAVQQYFQLDVSLAPLYHHWSSVDPHFQEVAQKFKGVRLLQLDPIECLFSFICSSNNNIARITGMVERLCQTFGPRLIQLDDVTYHGFPSLQALAGPEVEAQLRNLGLGYRARFVSASARAILEERGGLPWLQQLRKAPYEEAHKALCTLPGVGTKVADCICLMALDKPQAVPVDVHVWQIAQRDYSWHPTTSQAKGPSPQANKELGAVQC, encoded by the exons ATGGAAATGTCAGTGGTCTCCCTTCTTCGGGGTAGCATGGGGCATCGCACTCTAGCCTCCTTCCCGGCCCTATGGGCCTCCATCCCCTGTCCACGATCTGAACTGCGCCTGGACCTGGTTCTGGCTTCTGGACAGTCTTTCCG GTGGAGGGAGCAAAGCCCTGCGCACTGGAGTGGCGTGCTGGCCGACCAGGTATGGACCCTGACCCAGACTGAGGAGCATCTTTACTGCACTGTGTACCGAGGGGACAAGGGCGGGGTTGGCAGGCCCACACTGGAAGAGCTAAAGGCCGTGCAACAGTACTTCCAGCTGGATGTCAGCCTTGCTCCACTGTATCACCATTGGAGTTCCGTGGACCCCCACTTTCAAGAGGTGGCTCAGAAATTCAAGG GTGTGCGACTCCTGCAACTGGACCCCATCGAatgccttttctctttcatctgtTCCTCCAACAACAACATTGCGCGCATCACTGGCATGGTGGAACGGCTCTGCCAGACCTTTGGACCTCGGCTCATCCAGCTTGATGATGTCACCTACCATGGCTTCCCCAGCTTGCAGGCCCTGGCTG GGCCAGAGGTGGAAGCTCAGCTCAGGAATCTGGGCCTGGGGTACCGTGCCCGCTTTGTGAGTGCCAGTGCCCGAGCCATCCTAGAAGAACGGGGCGGACTTCCCTGGCTGCAGCAGCTGCGCAAGGCCCCCTATGAGGAGGCTCACAAGGCCCTCTGCACCCTGCCTGGAGTAGGCACCAAG GTGGCTGACTGCATCTGCCTGATGGCGCTAGACAAACCCCAGGCTGTGCCCGTGGACGTCCATGTGTGGCAGATTGCCCAACGTGACTACAGCTGGCACCCCACCACCAGCCAGGCCAAGGGCCCGAGCCCCCAGGCCAACAAGGAACTGG GTGCTGTTCAGTGCTGA